CAAGTTATTTATCTAGGAGGAGTTTAAGATGCATCTACAGTGGTTGTTGGATAGATTCACCTCCTTTCAAGACAGAGAAGCGATTATTTGGAAGGGAAAAGTATACACCTATAATTGGTTAAGCCACAAAACTAAAGAGTTCTTGCAAATTTTAAAAAGCCAAAATATTCATGAAGGTCAAATTGTTTCAGTAGAAGGCGATTACTCACCGACAATTAGCGCTTTAATCATTGCACTAATTCACAATGGAAATATTATTGTACCTTTGTCTTCAGCTATTGAGGAAAACAAGAAAGAGTTTTTACAAATTGCTGATGTTTCTAAACGAGTTGTCTTTGATAAAGAAGACCACTATGAAATGATAGATACAGATAATAAAATAGAGAGTCCTTTGCTGGAGAGATTAATTAAAGAGAAGGAATCGGGATTGGTTTTGTTTTCTTCAGGTTCCACAGGGAAAAGCAAGGGTGCGCTGCATAATTTTAACCTATTATTAGAGAAGTACAAGAAACAACAAAAAACGCTAAGGACATTGATATTTTTACTGATTGATCATATTGGTGGCATAAATACTTTGTTTTATATTTTAGCAAATGGCGGAACGATGGTGATTGAAACCTCTAAAAATCCTGGAGATATTTGTAGGGCAATTGAAAAATACGGGGTAGAACTATTACCCACATCGCCTACCTTTATGAATCTGCTTATGCTTTCAGAGGAATACAAGAACTATAACTTAACATCTTTGAAACTAATAACTTATGGCACGGAGCCGATGCCAGTATTTACATTGAAAAAATTCAATGAAATTTTTCCTCATATACAACTGAAACAAACCTATGGTTTATCAGAACTGGGAATAATGGCTACAAAGTCAGAAAGCAATTCTTCGTTGTGGGTTAAGCTTGGGGGAGATGGCTATGAAACAAAAGTAGTAGAAGGAACGCTATGGATAAAAGCAAAGTCATCTATGTTGGGATACTTAAATGCTCCCAATCCTTTTGATGAAGATGGCTGGTTTAATACTCAGGATATGGTGCTGCAAAAAGGTGATTACTTTATGATTTTGGGGAGACAATCGGAAATCATCAATGTTGGAGGAGAAAAAGTTTACCCTGCAGAAGTAGAAAGC
The sequence above is drawn from the Clostridium formicaceticum genome and encodes:
- a CDS encoding long-chain fatty acid--CoA ligase, which translates into the protein MHLQWLLDRFTSFQDREAIIWKGKVYTYNWLSHKTKEFLQILKSQNIHEGQIVSVEGDYSPTISALIIALIHNGNIIVPLSSAIEENKKEFLQIADVSKRVVFDKEDHYEMIDTDNKIESPLLERLIKEKESGLVLFSSGSTGKSKGALHNFNLLLEKYKKQQKTLRTLIFLLIDHIGGINTLFYILANGGTMVIETSKNPGDICRAIEKYGVELLPTSPTFMNLLMLSEEYKNYNLTSLKLITYGTEPMPVFTLKKFNEIFPHIQLKQTYGLSELGIMATKSESNSSLWVKLGGDGYETKVVEGTLWIKAKSSMLGYLNAPNPFDEDGWFNTQDMVLQKGDYFMILGRQSEIINVGGEKVYPAEVESVILEVENIKDVTVRGEANPLMGNIVCAKVNLLYPEDLLSVKKKIKAYCQKRLEKFKIPIKIEVAEENLFNPRFKRMRRE